Proteins encoded within one genomic window of Eurosta solidaginis isolate ZX-2024a chromosome 1, ASM4086904v1, whole genome shotgun sequence:
- the Polr2F gene encoding DNA-directed RNA polymerases I, II, and III subunit RPABC2: MDEGEYDNDDIGGDEFDDVDEEDNIDDINQEEETDNIEIIAPGNAGGGVPKAKRITTKYMTKYERARVLGTRALQIAMCAPIMVELEGETDPLQIAMKELKQKKIPIIIRRFLPDHSYEDWSIDELIIVDH; encoded by the coding sequence CATTGGAGGTGATGAGTTCGATGACGTTGACGAAGAGGACAACATTGATGACATAAATCAGGAGGAAGAGACCGACAATATTGAAATCATTGCGCCAGGGAATGCAGGTGGCGGGGTTCCCAAGGCAAAACGTATCACTACCAAATATATGACGAAGTACGAGCGGGCGAGAGTTTTAGGTACTCGTGCTCTGCAAATTGCCATGTGTGCACCCATAATGGTAGAGCTAGAAGGCGAAACGGACCCATTGCAAATTGCAATGAAagagttaaaacaaaaaaagatacCGATCATTATAAGACGATTTCTTCCAGATCACTCATATGAGGACTGGAGCATAGACGAATTAATTATAGTGGATCATTAa